One genomic region from Bactrocera tryoni isolate S06 chromosome 3, CSIRO_BtryS06_freeze2, whole genome shotgun sequence encodes:
- the LOC120770166 gene encoding keratin, type I cytoskeletal 10-like, protein MWFQPRVLLACLLALTTSTAYAEEAQLTPPATSYGVPDYRQTRSLGVDGDYSNDLVGLSTDLSGLTSDFSGPSTSYSHAASGLDDSLSGLSANNAVYSNADAYTNALNGFTNYGGDLSALQSVQQIPVYSQLQQVQQVPVISSLQSVQQVPVISSVQQPIVVQQPVAVQQPALGVEGRSLGGAGIAALGGGLAGAGIGGLAGAGAGFGGGFKRYRTSIHIRSRGFGGGLGGFGGVGGVGGLGGLGGFKGIGGGFGGGHYKARYAESSGGGFAGAGGVAGGFLG, encoded by the coding sequence ATGTGGTTCCAGCCAAGAGTGTTGCTAGCTTGCTTGTTAGCTCTCACAACATCTACTGCTTATGCTGAAGAGGCGCAACTGACGCCGCCAGCCACGAGTTACGGTGTACCCGACTACAGACAAACGCGCTCTCTCGGCGTTGATGGTGACTATAGTAATGACCTAGTTGGCCTTTCGACAGATCTCAGTGGCTTAACGAGTGATTTCAGTGGACCCAGTACCAGTTATAGTCATGCAGCAAGTGGTCTGGATGACAGTCTCAGTGGACTTAGCGCCAACAATGCAGTATACAGCAACGCCGACGCTTACACGAATGCCCTGAATGGGTTTACCAATTACGGTGGCGACCTCAGCGCATTACAATCAGTGCAACAAATTCCAGTATATTCTCAATTGCAACAGGTTCAGCAAGTTCCAGTGATATCTAGTCTACAAAGCGTACAGCAAGTGCCTGTAATATCTAGCGTGCAGCAGCCGATCGTGGTGCAACAGCCGGTCGCAGTACAACAGCCGGCACTGGGTGTTGAAGGTCGTAGTTTGGGTGGTGCCGGCATTGCGGCACTAGGCGGTGGCTTGGCGGGTGCTGGTATCGGTGGTTTAGCAGGCGCTGGTGCTGGCTTTGGCGGTGGTTTCAAGCGCTACCGCACCAGCATACATATTCGCTCGCGAGGCTTTGGCGGTGGCCTAGGAGGTTTTGGTGGCGTTGGAGGTGTTGGTGGTCTCGGCGGTTTGGGTGGTTTCAAGGGCATCGGCGGCGGTTTCGGAGGTGGTCATTACAAAGCGCGCTATGCAGAGAGTTCAGGCGGTGGTTTCGCTGGTGCTGGTGGTGTCGCTGGCGGTTTCCTAGGCTAA